The following is a genomic window from Deltaproteobacteria bacterium.
ACCAAATCTTTGATTTCAGGTGCCCTTTTGAGCGGATAATAATGTCTACGATAGCTCGATCGTAGAAATTTGTGCGACCGTAGAGATCAGGCGAGAGACGACTCTTGTAGAGTTCGCGACCTTCTTCAATCTCGGCAGCAATCGTGTCAAAAAAAGTGTCTTGCTCTATACCTTCTTTGATTTTTTCTTCGTTATACAAAGAAATATCAGAAGCAATGGCGCGAGCAAGTCGCATGGCTTTATCTGGCTCTTCTATAACTGCCATTTGTATACGCTAGCCTCAGTAGTAGTGGCGGTCAAGGTTATGGTCATGGTTTTGCATCCAGATCGTTTACGCAATGTATAATCTCACCGTTGTCATAAAGTTCCCAAACATCTAATTGTGGATCGCTATCAATATTACCAACAGCTACAGCGGTAAATGAATCTTCCGTCACTGCAGGCATTGAATCTTCTGGTAGCGGATCAATTATTGTCTCTCCTTCACGTAAGGCACTAATAAAATCGTCTGGTCCGAGATATATGGTGTAATGACCATATATTGGAGTAAAACGAAACTCTTTAAATGTACCAAATGTATCGCTGCTTACACGAAATAATCGCTGACTGCGCAGTAAATCGTGTAAATCTTTGATTATGCTTTGCTGCATTGCGTTGGCACGTTGATATTTTTTTGTTTCAAAATAGCGTTCAGTAAAAGTTAAGCCGACAATAAATACAGCAATGCCGAGAATTATTGCGATTATTGCGGCAGTACGCCCGCTATAGCGTGCCACCGGGCCTCGCAAACGAATGAGTACATAAAGACCTAATAAAGCGCCAATTAGCCCCAGAGGATAAAATGGGATCGCAATAAGCGACATGGTTAATGCGATACCGCCAATGTTTTTTACTAAACCAGCAGCTCGAAATGCTCGCAATCGTGAACGCTCCGCGGCGCGGTAGTTTGGCAGAATGCCGGTATTATGCACGGATGGAAAGACGTGTTGCTGACCACAAGGGCAGTCCACGGTAATTTCAGCTGGCGAACTTTCCAGCTCGATTTGATGCCCACACTTGAGGCAGGTCAATCGCACTTAAGTGCCTTCTCCGTAATAGCGACGATAGAGAGTCATATAACTTTTTGCTACACGCTGCATATCTAACCCAAGAATTCGAGCATACTCTGAAACAAAACCACGAACATAAACTGATGCAGGCAATGAATCAAATGCATGCTCTTCAATTGCTTCTATATAATGTTTACGAATTTTGGTGATTTGTGCAATATCATCTATGCTAGCATTACAACTTTCACGTAATCGACGAAGTAGTGAACCACTAAATTCTGTATCAGCGGTTATTTCAATATCTAAGCTCGGGTAAAGTCGGCGATTACCTTCATGCTTAGCTTCTTTCGTATTATTTTCTGGGATTTCCTCTTTTTTCCTCTTTGATCCTGCTTTGATACTTTCTATAGGCTGTCTAACCTTATTTTTGATGCTTTTTGTAGCAGCAGTCTCATAAAATTTAGTCGTTTCCCTGCCAGTTTTATTAGGTGGTGTGCTTTTTGATTCATATTCTTGACTGCCTTTATTAAAAATAGTTTCAATGTTAATCAGAGGCGACGGTTCAACTTCACGGTTTTGCACCATACCTACAGACATAGTGCTATCTGACTTAGTGGCTGGCACTAAAACATGTGGATACTCCTCTGACACTTCACGCGATTTGTCGTAAGCAGCTCTAAGTTCTGGATCAGTAAGCGTGTGGTATGCCTCATCTAACTGTGCACGTTTCTCTGAAATTTCATCATTAGATAATAAAGAGTAAACTGCTAGGGCATTAGGGTCGAGATAAGAAATAATCCGATGATATGAATCTTCGATTTCTTGAGATGAAGCACTCATTCCAACTTCAAGAACATTGTAATAAGAATTTTCTAAAGAGTGTGCACTCACTGCAACTCCCCAATTCCCAGGGCTCTTGCTATATTTCGTATGCCATGGCAAGCTTTTGCATCAGGGCTATCAATCATCACTGGCCGTCTTCGCCGAACTGAACGCCAGACCGCATCATCATATGGAATTGAACCTAAATATTGCATTGGAATACCAAAATATTTTCGGCAAGCATCGCTTATAGCAAAACCTAGTTTGCTTTCTTCATCAGATCGCGCTTGGTTTACTACTAATTTAAGAGGAAAACGCTCTAATTCTTGCCTTAGGCGTTGCCCTCCTTGAGGATCACGACTTTCAACATAACCAACCAAATCAACAGGTGTTCTTAAACCCAGACCACCTTTATCGCCAATTGCCTCTTCAATTAGCGGCTTTAAGTTCCAGGTCATTTCAATAGTTTTTATTCTGCGATAATAAGCTGCCTTAATAAAACGATAAGCATTTTCAATTGAAGTAGGCTCAGGAACTACCGTAAGGATACCGTGATCGGCTATTAGAAAGAAGTCGAGAATATTAAAGCCAGTACCACCGCCTAAGTCGATAATTACGCAATCAACATCAAGACGTGAAATTTCGCGCAATAGCCTTAGTTTTTGGGTGTATTTGGGATTGGCGGCAGCAAGAAAATCAAGAGCTCCACTAATAAGACCGAGCCCATTGATTGAAGAAGGGGTGATAACATCTTGCAGTGAGGAGACTTTGCGCTCAATAAATTCTGAAAGTGTTTTTTGAGGGGCAGGTATTCCTAAACAAGTATGCAAGTTGGCGCCGCCAAGATCAGCATCCACTAATACAACACGACGGCCTATTTGGGCTAAATGCACACCAAGATTAGCTGATAATAAAGACTTGCCAATACCACCTTTGCCGCCTCCCACGGCAATTATTTCTCGGTGCTGATTTAAGCTTTCAGACTTGTCGGCAATTGTATTTAATTTTTCAGAATAATCATCAAATTCGTTAGCTGAAGCGGTTGAGGGGTTCATGTTATTGCTCCCACCGCATGGCGAAGATAGCACTCGAGAATACTAATACTTTGTTTTGCAAAGCTATAAAAGTATTCATTTTCCACGCACGTTCTCGAGTCTAACATCTGGTTTGCAACCTAAAGAATATCGTCGCCAACTTTTTGATCTGATTCAATATTGTAAAACAGCATAGTATTGTATGCTAGAAACCTGCAACTTGCTATTATTACTAAGACATATAGTTTTTGCGAGTTAATACAAGCATAATTCGTTAAGGTTCTAAATTAAATTAAATTAAATTAAATAAGTAAGGGACACCCCCTAGTTACTTTTTGGTACTTGTTTGAGTTGGTAATTTGGGATTTTTGCTAAAAATCATTAAAACATGCTGGAGTTCGTTACTGTTATGCCATTTTTTAAGCAAAGAGTGCTAACCTACTGGATTGCATTTATTGCTTATACCACGGTAATTTTTTTGCAGATCCCCTATAGCCGTCCATTAGTGACTTATTTACGTCAACAAAATTTGTTAACCATTTCTGTAACCTCAGCCTTTGTTATTGTTTTAGTGATTTTGCTTATATTTTTCTTAAAGTTTCTCAGAAATAATAATTTTCACTTCTCCAAGCGACGCTTAGTTTTCCTAACGCTTTTTGCCACGGCTTACGCAGTCTTGTTATCAAGCTTTTCTCTGCCTGAAGAACGTCTTCATTTTTTAGAATATGGACTTTTGGCGTGGTTGCTTCGTAGTGCTTTAGCGCGGCATTGCAGCATTTATTGGCAATATACTTTAGCTATTGTTGCTACGGCAATAATAGGTTTAATAGATGAAGTAGTACAGTATTTTGTGCCTAGCCGTGTTTATGATATTCGCGATGTATTAATGAATGCTAGTGCTGGGTTATTAGCGCTTATTATTGATGAGGGATTGCATAATCGTTTACAACGATACAGAGTGGCCTCTCAGCCGCCACCAGAGTGACCTTGAATAGCATCAAGCCCACCTCGTTGAGCTTGTAATGTACCTGCACTAGATACATACACGGAATTTGCAATAATTGGCTAATACCTAACAAAATATATTTATAAATTAATTTAGCAAGTAACAGAAATGGTGACTTTAGTGTGATGGCTATCGCATTATTACATTATCAGTAACTATTGTTTTTAAACTTGGTGATAAATATGATCTATTTAAGAATGTTACTGCCGCTTTTGGCTTTTCTGTGGCAATTTAAAGCAATCGCAGGAACTAAAAATGATTTAGCAGAGCCTCATAAACATCAAGTAACTTTTGTGCAAATCAGTGACACGCATTTTTTTTCGAGTGCTAAAAGTCGCGAACGCGGAGAGCAAATTGTACAGGCTATTAATAGATTAAGTATACCAATAGATTGTGTAATTATAACCGGAGATATTGTAGTTAATGCAGACATAGGATGGGATATTGCAAAAAATATTTTTAATAAGTTAAAGGCTCCTTGGCATGTATTAGCGGGCAATCATGACATTACCAAGCTACCTGTTGATGCGAAAAAGTATTTAGCAGCTTTTAATGAACTAGCTACAAACGTTGAGTATCACGGGGTGGTGTTTTTATTGTTTTTTGATGCACCGGTTCCTTCATTACACTATGAGCCAATTAATTGGGTTACCGAGCAACTAAAAAATACTGAAAATAAACCAATAATAGTTTTTCATCATAAACCTGAGGTAACTAATTTTTATAAAAATAAATTTTATCCGCCTTCTTGGGCAACTTACAAAATAAGCAAATGGTCTTCGTTATTAAATAGTTATAATGTGATTGCAGAAATTACCGGCCACTTTCATCGTGATGAGTTGCACTGGCGTGGGAGTGTACCCATATTTATTGCCCCTGCAGCAGCTTTGGGGCATCAACCGTCAATTAGGATTTACGATTATACTGACGGCAAGATAAGCTATCGTACTCAAATGCTCGAATAGCAGAATATAAAGAGAGATTGATGGGTTTCATTTGTCTTGGTGTTGCCAAAATCGCATAATTACTTATTGCTGCTATGCCAACTAAAAGCGTGAGCAAATAATATAGTAAGAATATTCTATTCTATTATAGTTGTTATTTTTTTATCAATAAGCCAAATGCAACGGCGGGGTGGCGTATTTATTGGGGAAAGGGTCAGCGTTCATGCGGCGATTCACTTCATTGTTTTGCCAGCTCCAAGCTCGCATACGATCTTGATAAGCACGAAGACGCGCCATATAGCCGTACTCACCAAATGCTACCGCTCCAATAATGCCAACGTTACGAGCTGAACCAGTTTGGGCAGCATATGAGTTACTAACCGAGCCAAAACGAAAAGCGGCGACGGTATCATCACTGCGGCGAAAACCTTCTATTTCGACAGTGCCATAACCTTCGACTAAATAGCCGCGCTTGTTATAGCCTGCAGCGCGTCCGTCAATAACGTCAAGGCCATCAACGCTAACTACAACTTCAAAGCGTTCGTTGGTATTGTTTTGCACTACGATAACATAGCGCTGTCCGTGGTGCCCTATGGCAACCGTACGACCTCTACCTCGATATGCTGATAAAGTATTACCATACTCATCGCGTAGTGAAATTGTTAATGCCAAACCAAGGCCAACTTGAGCACTAGTAGAATATCTGCTTGTATTATAACCTGTTGAAGCTGATGCACCTTGTACATCATTGTAATATATAGTGGCATTATAATTTGGTCGACTACTATCACGTACAAAAGCTACTTCACTTACCGCAGAGTAATGGTTTTCACCCCAAGATGTTCCTAGTCCGGGTCGCTCTTGAGGTTGAACAGGTGGTCTTGATAACTTTGCACGTGGTTTTGCATCTAAGCTTCCGATAGATTTTTGACCGAGAGCTAGAGCTTCTCCCGCTGACATGGATGGAGCCTGCGAGGATTCGTCTTTTTTAGTTGATGGGACAGCAGGTGCGATATCATCTAGTACTTCAGTCTTTGTATTGGATGAACCTTGACCGGCAAAGCGTTTATTTTCAGATGTATTATAGTTAGAGTCAGCGCCTTTCTCAGAATCATACTGACCAACCGTCTGAGATTCTTGCCAACCACTGTTGCTATTTGTGGCTGAATTATTAGAAATTGGTGGCGGTTGTGCATAGCGATTATTTAATTGCACGTCTTGAGGTTGCAAAGAGTCATTAGAAGTAGAATCAGTGGTATTATCACCTGTTTTTGGTGGTGATGATTCGGGTGGCATTGATAGACAAGAGCAAGCTGTAACGAGCAAGCATGCTAAAATAATGGAAAATAACGCTCTCATGATTAATAACCTCCGTTATTAATTCATTTGTCGCTACAGAGTGAAAAAGTGGGAACAAGCATCTAAGTAGGCAAATATTTTTTTATCTTTTAATGAACGGATACGTTAATTATGAGTGTTTATTTAATAAAATCAGTAGGTTACGCTGCATTTTTTTTGTCTATGGCGGCATTGCCAAAAGTAAAACCGTCAGACGCTGTAATTGCTAGCAAATTGGTGGCAGCGGCAATGGCGCAAACCAAAATTAAGGTTAGCTAC
Proteins encoded in this region:
- a CDS encoding P-loop NTPase, whose amino-acid sequence is MGGGKGGIGKSLLSANLGVHLAQIGRRVVLVDADLGGANLHTCLGIPAPQKTLSEFIERKVSSLQDVITPSSINGLGLISGALDFLAAANPKYTQKLRLLREISRLDVDCVIIDLGGGTGFNILDFFLIADHGILTVVPEPTSIENAYRFIKAAYYRRIKTIEMTWNLKPLIEEAIGDKGGLGLRTPVDLVGYVESRDPQGGQRLRQELERFPLKLVVNQARSDEESKLGFAISDACRKYFGIPMQYLGSIPYDDAVWRSVRRRRPVMIDSPDAKACHGIRNIARALGIGELQ
- a CDS encoding metallophosphoesterase, with translation MIYLRMLLPLLAFLWQFKAIAGTKNDLAEPHKHQVTFVQISDTHFFSSAKSRERGEQIVQAINRLSIPIDCVIITGDIVVNADIGWDIAKNIFNKLKAPWHVLAGNHDITKLPVDAKKYLAAFNELATNVEYHGVVFLLFFDAPVPSLHYEPINWVTEQLKNTENKPIIVFHHKPEVTNFYKNKFYPPSWATYKISKWSSLLNSYNVIAEITGHFHRDELHWRGSVPIFIAPAAALGHQPSIRIYDYTDGKISYRTQMLE
- a CDS encoding helix-turn-helix domain-containing protein, encoding MSAHSLENSYYNVLEVGMSASSQEIEDSYHRIISYLDPNALAVYSLLSNDEISEKRAQLDEAYHTLTDPELRAAYDKSREVSEEYPHVLVPATKSDSTMSVGMVQNREVEPSPLINIETIFNKGSQEYESKSTPPNKTGRETTKFYETAATKSIKNKVRQPIESIKAGSKRKKEEIPENNTKEAKHEGNRRLYPSLDIEITADTEFSGSLLRRLRESCNASIDDIAQITKIRKHYIEAIEEHAFDSLPASVYVRGFVSEYARILGLDMQRVAKSYMTLYRRYYGEGT
- a CDS encoding VanZ family protein, which gives rise to MLEFVTVMPFFKQRVLTYWIAFIAYTTVIFLQIPYSRPLVTYLRQQNLLTISVTSAFVIVLVILLIFFLKFLRNNNFHFSKRRLVFLTLFATAYAVLLSSFSLPEERLHFLEYGLLAWLLRSALARHCSIYWQYTLAIVATAIIGLIDEVVQYFVPSRVYDIRDVLMNASAGLLALIIDEGLHNRLQRYRVASQPPPE